The nucleotide window GACATTTTCATTAGGTTGTTACTTGACACACTAAATTAATGAATGATTAACTATACTTGTTTATCTGATTTAGTGTTAGCTTGATTTGACACAACTAAATTTGTAGGtcaacaaatatataaaaatatcataaaccAATGACAAAATTGACTGATTTAGATTATTGTACCGTCACTATTTGACTGTAGAGAATCTATATCcgagtaaaataaaaaaatagattttttcgTGATCATGAATTGCATAGTTGAAAATCTCGATGGTTTAATCTATGAAGATCAACGACTAAAATTTCAAGTTATGTTTTTTAAACTAGATTTATCATAGTTTGAAATTGAGCCGTTCGATTTTCATCCAATATATGTAATTAGTTGACTATGTCACTACAAAATTTTCCTATACTATAGGGAATTCATGTACAAAGGAAAAgttgaattaattttaatcatatgTCTCTTgttgatcaattttttattttatttttcaggtcTAATGCTACAGATTTTGCAAACACTCCTAGTAGATGGAAAAGGGCATTGAAAAGTGTTCAAGAGCGTCACGGACGAGAAAGAAAGGGTTGGATGATAACAGTTCACGATCTCTCGGGTTCCCCGGTTGCTGCAGCCTCAATGGTCACACCATTTGTCCCTTCCCCTGGCTCAGATAGAGTATCAAGATCAAACCCGGGCGCATGGCTAATTCTTCGCCCAAATGGCGCCTCAGTGAGTAGCTGGAAACCATGGGGACGCTTAGAAGCATGGAGAGAAAGAGGTCATGTAGATGGCTTGGGATACAAGTTTGAACTCGTAACCGAAAATAACGGAATACCTATTGCTGAATCCACAATGAATGTGAAAAAGGGTGGCCAATTTTGcattgattataatgttatgaaaGAGTATTATGGATTGTGTTCAAGGTTACCACCAGGTAAAGGGTTTGTGATGAGTTCTAGTGTTGAAGGTGAAGGAAAAATTAGTAAACCTTTTGTGCAAGTTGGAGCACAACATGTTACATGTATGGCTGATGCTGCATTGTTTGTTGCATTATCTGCTGCTATTGATCTTAGTATGGATGCATGTCAACTTTTCTCTCATAAACTTAGGAAAGAACTTTGTCATGAGGAACAAGTTTCTTTTCCATAACAATCTCAAAGAGAATTGAATTATACTTATTCTTGTATTGTTACCTCTGTAGCAATGACATTTCTGATTGAAAGTGTGTCTGGTGTCTAATATGACATTAACACATgtgattaaatttatttaatttattttatcaaactaGAATCAATGTTGACATGATAATGTCATTATCGTATCTGATGTCTTTGTCGGTGTTTCATGGAATGTTAACCAATGTGTTTCTACTTATACAATGTGGGAATGTTTGGTTTGAGCTATATAGAGTTGCTAGTTTTGATTTATCATTCTTTCAATTTAATGGGATTTTTACAATAGTTGAAATTAGGATAGTGATagtatcatttatattttttggatactgaattgaataattgaattgtATAGACAAACCACAGGCAATTGTCTGCttctatatattattttctcCATTGAtgcaaatttatatttatatatactttAAGTCAGAATTaacatttgtctttttttttttttttttttgaataaattaacatttgttttatttacgtATATTTTAGACAACCAATATGAGAGTATATAGTGTGAATATTGTAccttgtgtgtgtgtttttttttttttgcaaacctTGTAAGCTTTCTTGAATAGCTAAGTTAAGATCTAgcatatgagatttttttttattaaaaaaagtataatagatgaaactgaaaataaaaaaataatttatcattgtaagaaaataaaaaatgacttttacttcttaagaaaaaaaaaacttgtcctTCAATATaagaaacacaaaatataaaagaaaactcTAACCCGTCTGTGTAAGTAATTTTTACACCATTAATTACAACAGTAAAGACTAATCATTTAACTTGTATAAAACCGTAACAATTGACAAATATCTCTTTCGAAAGATTTAAGAATGTTGTATTTTTAAAACTGATTAAAATTCATGACATCTAATTAATTGAAAGAGACTCTTTATCATCTCGTCAAAATACTcttaaatcataaaattaaactTTGATTTGAAaactttattatgttttaaaaatcaaactttaaCTTAAATGCATCGATTgcgtaaatagttttatattatcCACTCCAATAAGTAACTCATGTTGTCACATATCCCTATTTTATAACCAATTCTTAAAATAactattcctaaaaaaaaatattaaaaaaactattatttatttaaatttaaccatttattattattattttccatcAAATAGTTTAATGGTTAAATTCACTTTAAACGTGAAAAATTTAGAATTCAAATCTCAACTACCGCAAATAATGTCGTTGATCGCTACTATATGAGTTTCATTTATCAGacgttttcatttttattttctcaagccatttttatcctttttttagGGGCAAAGCCTTTTTGTcttaaaataaagattttaattaagtcaaataataatttcctattcttaaaaaaaaatcctattaataagggttaaataaaaatttattaaataatttgtcaaaaaaaaaaatattaaataacaataattaattgggaacttctacggtacatccgcaaattaaggtgtaccggtacttctacttcaaaaatctttaaattaactattatttttatggaataagaaaaaaaacatactaatttttttacatttattgtaaaaaataatcaaaattctctattacgagtactaaaaattcagaaaatttttattttattttgtagaatatttttgataaataagatttaattattataattataggtgatagaaaataatttttctcttaaaaaaataacatatttaactattaatttattgatttgattaatcaatacactcaaatttttgagtgtaccataaaatttgcctAATTAATAACCCTCTAAAtcagattttgtttttttgtcattCTGTTTCATTCAACACATTTCTTAGTTTCTGTTACAATCTTCAACAAAACTCGCCGGAAAAACTTCCCCGGAAAATCTCCACCACACGCCGGCGATGGACACCGTCGCCCGGCTAACAATCCTCCTCTTCATCATCTCCTCATTGATCCACCACATCTCCTCATCGCAAACCATCCGCCTCCCCTCCGAAGCTTCAATCTCCACCTCATACTGCGACAGCTGGAGATTAGCGGTGGAAACGAACAACGTCGGACAATGGAAGCAGATTCCGGCGAGATGTGTGGAGTCTGTGGCGGAGTATATGATCGGAGAAAAATATGAGAGCGATTGTGAGGTGGTGGGGAAATTTTCCGCTGAGTTTGTGAAAGGTGTGACGGTTGGTGGTGATGGTAGGGATGCTTGGGTGTTTGATATTGATGAAACTTTGCTTTCTAATGTGCCTTATTATCAAGACGTTGGATTTGGGTATGTGCTTTTTTAGACGTTGGATTTTTATTGATTCATTCATTTCCTGTTTAATGTTTTTTGACATATATTTCAATTaatcacattttctttttaaactttgattatattctatgaagcacaaacattCATCGgtatctctcaaaaaaaaaaaaaaaaaaaactcatcgcATTAGACGTGTGTAGGTGTCGGACACATGATGTTTTCCAAATTATTAAAAGTGTTTTTGTGTTTGTGTCGTACTCGTATCCAGagtccgtgtccgtatccgttATTCATAGATTATATTAgttaggtttaaatatgattttagtttatgtaattattcaattataatgtttttttggttttgatttccGTAAGTTTGTTATAATTATGACTAACACagacaacaataaaattttaagaaagtgatataattcagtgtaattataagtgtcggtgtcgtgttaGACAAGACACGTGTCGGAGACCAGGACACACCTTCAACTAGAAGTGTCAGTGCAATAGAGGTTAGGTTATAAGTGGTTCAATAAACTATGGTCATGTAAGCTAACAATATGGATGAGCaataatttttgaatttgtacATTGTAGAGActaaatccaaacaaaaaaccTTAAGAggactacaaaaaaaaaaaaaaaaaaaaaaaaaaaaaaaaaaaaaacacgactgaaatcatatttaaatttattaattattgagTAATTGAAATTACTCTAGAAGTATATGTATTTAGGGTCTATGAGTAACCTTATATAATTGTCCATTTtaactaaacattttttttaaaagagtctAATCGCGAAACTCACACGTTAAAAGCATAGAAGCGAAAAATTACGGATTCGAATCTGCGCTCAAAATTATCATATGTCTTTGCAGCTCTTTAGCAGAGCTATGATACACTTGTTTTTCTTTGATCAGAGAGTTAATTTAACACTATTTTCTTTAGTATTATTCCAATAATCCAATCACTGATCAATAATATAAAGATTTACGAGTCTCGCGATTCTAGCTCAAATATTAATAGGATACAGGGACATTATATATGCTGGAATGTGGGTTGGAACACATAATTCAGCACTTCTATACactttagtgtgtgtttggtatcaCGGTGGGTATGCGAAAATCACGGTGATCCATCGTGATTCTGACATATCCACCGTGATATCAAACATACATTTAGTGTGAGTTTTGTCATCacactcttatgaacaaaacaaatataaGCCTTCATGAGCTTTTCTTTATTCTTTCCTCATAAATACTTGTAGAGAAGTTTAAGAGCTTATATTTGTCAAATGGAAAAAAGTTAAAAAGCTTATTCGTACACTATTCTGGAGATCTTATTGTAGTTGGAGCACAATTTATGGATATGACATaagtttatttttatgagtGTATCAAGTGtttatattgaattgaataattgaattcaaataATCACTGGATTAAAATGAATAATGAAATAATTGTAGTAAAAGATGAACAAAACTATAACGGCGAAGAATGAAATGATATATGAGCATGGTTTATCATCTGCTTGCTTTGTGTTTAGAAAATAGCTTATTGTGAAATTAAATGCTGGGGAAATCTTTAGTTGAAAGGCTGTGATTTTGTATAAACTAATCAAATCCTTATGCACACTTGTGGGATGAAATCCTAATGAAGTCATTGATGATTAACACTAGATATA belongs to Medicago truncatula cultivar Jemalong A17 chromosome 6, MtrunA17r5.0-ANR, whole genome shotgun sequence and includes:
- the LOC11442436 gene encoding uncharacterized protein gives rise to the protein MDSCPYVRLTVESLALNLPSPTKPSPLSRIHPSTTTIPCFCTIHIPNFPSQTTLLPLSSSSSSSPETTSSADGFHLDSNALQRLTGKPIPLRLSVYAGSMGRTCGIANSKLLGRVVVNIDLKNSLSRSVMFHSGWLALGKKKGFEPGKKDSARVHFVVRTEPDPRFLFQFGGEPECSPVVFQIQENIRQPVFSCKFSADRNSRSRSNATDFANTPSRWKRALKSVQERHGRERKGWMITVHDLSGSPVAAASMVTPFVPSPGSDRVSRSNPGAWLILRPNGASVSSWKPWGRLEAWRERGHVDGLGYKFELVTENNGIPIAESTMNVKKGGQFCIDYNVMKEYYGLCSRLPPGKGFVMSSSVEGEGKISKPFVQVGAQHVTCMADAALFVALSAAIDLSMDACQLFSHKLRKELCHEEQVSFP